The following are from one region of the Deinococcus radiopugnans ATCC 19172 genome:
- a CDS encoding YdcF family protein, which yields MRNRGSALNVLPLAVLAVLAAGFLVLPGLRVPNVERPHPTLIVLGAAQYAGKPSPAFQRRLNHALALYRDGGVARIVVTGGRRPGDPFSEGEVGEAYLGGRGVPADALLAEARSRTTIENLRFARTMLPPHTPVTLVTDEAHAPRALALARALGIEANVSASPLSRGVSRSYLLREKVALVAYALIGIRL from the coding sequence ATGCGCAATCGGGGGTCTGCCCTCAACGTTCTGCCCCTGGCTGTCCTGGCCGTGCTGGCCGCCGGTTTTCTGGTACTGCCGGGCCTGCGGGTGCCGAATGTCGAGCGCCCGCACCCCACCCTGATCGTGCTGGGGGCAGCGCAGTACGCGGGCAAACCCAGTCCGGCGTTCCAGCGGCGGCTGAACCACGCGCTGGCGCTGTACCGGGACGGCGGCGTGGCGCGGATCGTGGTCACGGGTGGGCGGCGGCCCGGCGATCCCTTCAGCGAGGGCGAGGTGGGGGAGGCGTACCTGGGGGGGCGCGGCGTGCCCGCAGACGCCCTGCTGGCCGAGGCCCGCAGCCGCACCACGATTGAGAACCTGCGTTTTGCCCGTACCATGTTGCCGCCCCACACCCCGGTCACGCTGGTCACCGACGAGGCCCACGCCCCGCGCGCCCTGGCGCTGGCCCGCGCCCTGGGCATCGAGGCCAACGTGAGTGCCAGCCCCCTGAGCCGGGGCGTCAGCCGCAGTTACCTGCTGCGCGAGAAGGTGGCGCTGGTGGCCTACGCGCTGATTGGCATCCGCCTGTAG
- a CDS encoding GNAT family N-acetyltransferase, giving the protein MTTQTLNITNKTLGPDASGQLSAEDAQRVAEFLHTHLDEYGDALADIQACLAYARERGGSVTYAEEVSIEGGSELLGAVITNRTGMGGFIPENILVYIAVHGKTRGRGLGQQLMETVLANVEGDVALHVEPHNPAKKLYERLGFTNKYLEMRLTRSGGE; this is encoded by the coding sequence ATGACCACTCAGACCCTGAACATCACAAATAAAACGCTGGGGCCGGACGCTTCCGGTCAGCTCAGCGCCGAGGACGCGCAGCGCGTGGCCGAATTTCTGCACACGCATCTGGACGAGTACGGCGACGCCCTGGCAGACATTCAGGCCTGCCTCGCCTACGCCCGCGAGCGTGGCGGCAGTGTCACCTACGCCGAGGAAGTGTCTATCGAAGGGGGCAGCGAACTGCTGGGCGCGGTGATCACCAACCGCACCGGCATGGGCGGTTTTATCCCCGAAAATATCCTGGTGTACATCGCCGTCCACGGCAAGACGCGCGGACGCGGGCTGGGCCAGCAGCTGATGGAGACGGTGCTGGCAAACGTGGAGGGAGATGTCGCCCTGCACGTCGAGCCTCACAACCCGGCCAAGAAGCTGTACGAGCGGCTGGGCTTCACCAACAAGTACCTCGAAATGCGGCTGACCCGCTCGGGAGGGGAGTGA
- the pgm gene encoding phosphoglucomutase (alpha-D-glucose-1,6-bisphosphate-dependent): MTLSELAGKPAPQSLLTNIPRLVAHYYETRPDVHDPLQRVAFGTSGHRGNSLNGTFNEAHILAVAQAVAEHRAAQGISGPLFMGLDSHALSEPAWMSALEVLTANGVRVCVQPGVMTPTPLISHAILEHNRAGKGGTADGIVITPSHNPPQDGGFKYNPPSGGPADTDVTGAVQARANAILENEMRDVKRLSLEDAMGQLEEFDFITPYVRQLPEVIDIDAIKQTGVHVGIDPLGGASLPVWEAIVAEYGLNFEIVNKTVDPRFAFMSVDKDGKIRMDCSSPYAMAGLLRLKDDFDVAVGNDPDADRHGIVTADGLMNPNHYLAVMIDYLFQHRPGWRATAGVGKTLVSSALIDRVAAGIGRPLVEVPVGFKYFVEGLLTGDLGFGGEESAGASFLRLNGGAWSTDKDGLIPGLLAAEMTAKTGKTPSQRFAELTGKYGATAYDRQDAPATPEQKKILGNLSPDDVKTQTLAGDAITARLTRAPGNDAPIGGLKVTTAEAWFAARPSGTEDVYKIYAESFKGADHLKQVMEEAREVVSEALGGK; the protein is encoded by the coding sequence ATGACCCTCAGCGAACTGGCCGGAAAACCCGCTCCTCAGAGCCTGCTGACCAATATTCCGCGTCTGGTGGCCCACTACTACGAGACGCGCCCGGATGTTCACGATCCCCTGCAACGCGTGGCCTTCGGCACCAGCGGGCACCGGGGCAACAGTCTGAACGGCACCTTCAACGAGGCGCATATTCTGGCGGTGGCGCAGGCGGTGGCCGAACACCGCGCCGCCCAGGGCATCAGCGGGCCGCTGTTCATGGGCCTGGATTCGCACGCCCTGTCCGAACCCGCGTGGATGAGTGCCCTGGAAGTGCTGACCGCCAATGGCGTGCGCGTCTGCGTGCAGCCCGGCGTGATGACTCCCACGCCGCTGATCAGCCACGCCATTCTGGAACACAACCGCGCGGGCAAGGGCGGCACGGCGGACGGCATCGTGATCACGCCCAGCCACAACCCCCCGCAGGACGGCGGCTTCAAGTACAACCCGCCCAGCGGCGGCCCCGCCGACACCGACGTGACCGGGGCGGTGCAGGCCCGCGCCAACGCCATCCTCGAAAATGAGATGCGTGACGTGAAGCGCCTGTCCCTTGAAGACGCGATGGGCCAGCTGGAAGAGTTCGACTTCATCACGCCCTACGTGCGTCAGCTGCCCGAAGTGATCGACATCGACGCCATCAAACAGACCGGCGTGCATGTGGGCATCGATCCGCTGGGCGGGGCCAGCCTGCCGGTGTGGGAGGCCATCGTCGCCGAATACGGCCTGAACTTTGAGATCGTCAACAAGACCGTCGATCCGCGCTTCGCCTTTATGAGCGTGGATAAAGACGGCAAGATCCGCATGGACTGCTCCAGCCCCTACGCGATGGCCGGACTGCTGCGCCTCAAGGACGACTTTGACGTGGCCGTGGGCAATGACCCGGACGCGGATCGCCACGGCATCGTCACCGCCGACGGGCTGATGAATCCCAACCATTACCTCGCGGTGATGATCGACTACCTGTTCCAGCACCGGCCCGGCTGGCGGGCGACGGCAGGCGTGGGCAAAACCCTGGTCAGCAGCGCCCTGATTGACCGGGTGGCCGCCGGTATAGGCCGTCCGCTGGTGGAGGTGCCGGTGGGCTTCAAATACTTCGTGGAGGGCCTGCTGACCGGCGATCTGGGCTTCGGCGGCGAGGAATCCGCCGGGGCCAGCTTTCTGCGGCTGAACGGCGGGGCCTGGAGCACCGACAAGGACGGCCTGATTCCCGGTCTGCTGGCCGCCGAGATGACCGCCAAGACGGGCAAGACCCCCAGCCAGCGCTTCGCCGAATTGACCGGAAAATACGGCGCCACCGCCTATGACCGCCAGGACGCGCCCGCCACGCCGGAGCAGAAGAAGATTCTGGGCAACCTCTCGCCCGACGACGTGAAGACCCAGACGCTGGCGGGCGACGCGATCACCGCCCGCCTGACCCGCGCCCCCGGCAACGACGCGCCCATCGGCGGCTTGAAAGTCACCACCGCTGAGGCGTGGTTCGCCGCCCGCCCCAGCGGCACCGAGGACGTCTACAAGATCTACGCCGAGAGCTTCAAGGGCGCAGACCATCTGAAGCAGGTGATGGAGGAGGCCCGCGAAGTCGTTTCCGAGGCGCTGGGAGGCAAGTAG
- the topA gene encoding type I DNA topoisomerase yields the protein MSKTLVIVESPAKARTIEKYLGKGYAVESSIGHIRDLPKSAADIPEKYKGLAWARLGLDIENDFQPLYVVSPEKRQHVAKLRKMAADADEIILATDDDREGESIAWHLFQELKPKVPVKRMVFHEITREAIQAAIASPRQIDTNLVEAQEARRALDRLYGYEVSPVLWKKVAPKLSAGRVQSVATRMLVERERERMRFVSAMWWDLLVTGRTAEAATFPARLTDVAGQKLAVGKDFDALTGKLKPDAKVRTLSEAEARALAAGLTGQPLTVTSAEEKPFTQRPYPPFITSTLQQEGSRKLGFAATRTMRAAQRLYEGGYITYMRTDSTNLSAEAVTAARKQVSQMYGQPYLSPQPRVYAKKAKNAQEAHEAIRPAGSSFRTPDSLRGELGGDEWRLYDLIWKRTVACQMADARGRSLRVRLGGKAKTGEDVGLSASGRTIDFPGFLRAYVEGSDDPSAALEDRETPLPPLKQGQRVTAETVKPEGHETQPPARYTEASLVQSLEGAGIGRPSTYASILGTIQDRGYATKKGQALVPSWTAFATSALLEHHFGTLVDYDFTAKMEEDLDDIAGGRAQRVPYLKRFYLGVGGEGMALRPLIDRQMGEIDARGIATIAVPRLVDSGIEVRVGRYGPYMQRGEDKANLPEGLAPDELTLEKAEEIMSRPSGDRPLGIDEASGHPVVARAGRYGPYVTLGAENPPIRTASLFPTDDLDTLTLPRALKLLSLPRLVGTSEGEEVWALNGKYGPYLKRGSDSRSLTAHEELFTVTLPEAEALFLQPRFAKGRTPTPPLSTYKYEGRADIVLKSGRFGPYLTDGERNATLRKGESEDNLTAERALEILEERGKEPKAKAGKPRKAAAKTGAAKKPAARSAAPKKAPAKKAATKAPAVKTTKKAPAKAPAKPTFTWAQLKPHLKVLSAQEQQLVTATREQGRKVDDVAPELGLDVKKAKGMALQASKKLNQAARGE from the coding sequence ATGTCCAAGACCCTCGTGATTGTCGAATCCCCCGCCAAAGCCCGCACCATCGAGAAGTACCTGGGAAAAGGGTACGCGGTGGAATCCTCGATCGGGCACATCCGTGACCTGCCCAAGAGCGCGGCGGACATTCCCGAAAAGTACAAGGGGCTGGCCTGGGCGCGCCTGGGCCTGGACATCGAGAACGACTTTCAGCCGCTGTACGTGGTGTCGCCCGAGAAGCGGCAGCACGTCGCCAAACTGCGCAAGATGGCCGCCGACGCCGACGAGATCATCCTGGCAACAGACGATGACCGCGAGGGCGAGAGCATCGCGTGGCACCTGTTTCAGGAGCTGAAGCCGAAGGTGCCGGTCAAACGCATGGTCTTTCACGAGATCACCAGGGAGGCGATTCAGGCCGCCATTGCCTCGCCGCGCCAGATCGACACCAATCTGGTGGAGGCGCAGGAGGCCCGCCGCGCGCTGGATCGGCTGTATGGTTACGAGGTTAGCCCGGTGCTGTGGAAGAAGGTGGCCCCCAAGCTGTCGGCGGGCCGCGTGCAGAGTGTCGCCACGCGCATGCTCGTCGAGCGCGAGCGCGAGCGGATGCGCTTCGTGAGCGCCATGTGGTGGGATCTGCTGGTCACCGGGCGCACGGCGGAGGCCGCCACGTTCCCCGCCCGCCTGACCGATGTTGCCGGGCAAAAGCTGGCGGTGGGCAAGGACTTCGACGCTCTGACCGGCAAGCTGAAGCCCGACGCGAAGGTTCGCACGCTGTCCGAGGCCGAGGCCCGCGCCCTGGCCGCTGGCCTGACCGGTCAGCCGCTGACCGTCACCTCTGCCGAGGAAAAGCCGTTCACGCAGCGTCCGTACCCGCCGTTTATTACCTCCACCCTCCAGCAGGAGGGCAGCCGCAAGCTGGGTTTTGCCGCCACCCGCACCATGCGCGCCGCCCAGCGGCTGTACGAGGGCGGCTACATCACCTACATGCGCACCGACAGCACCAACCTGTCCGCCGAGGCGGTCACGGCGGCGCGCAAGCAGGTGTCGCAGATGTACGGGCAGCCCTACCTGTCGCCGCAGCCGCGCGTGTACGCCAAAAAGGCCAAGAACGCCCAGGAAGCCCACGAGGCGATCCGGCCCGCCGGCAGCAGCTTCCGCACGCCGGATTCCCTGCGCGGTGAGCTGGGCGGCGATGAGTGGCGCCTGTATGACCTGATCTGGAAGCGCACCGTGGCCTGTCAGATGGCCGACGCGCGGGGCCGCAGCCTGCGGGTACGCCTGGGGGGCAAGGCGAAAACCGGCGAGGACGTGGGCCTGAGCGCCTCGGGCCGCACCATCGACTTCCCCGGCTTCCTGCGCGCCTACGTAGAGGGCAGCGACGATCCGAGTGCGGCGCTGGAAGACCGCGAAACGCCGCTGCCCCCACTGAAACAGGGCCAGCGCGTCACCGCCGAGACCGTCAAGCCCGAGGGCCACGAGACCCAGCCCCCGGCCCGCTACACCGAGGCCAGCCTGGTGCAGTCGCTGGAAGGCGCGGGCATCGGCCGGCCCAGCACCTACGCCAGCATTCTGGGCACCATTCAGGATCGCGGTTACGCCACCAAGAAGGGGCAGGCGCTGGTGCCCAGCTGGACGGCGTTTGCCACCTCCGCGCTGCTGGAACACCACTTCGGCACTCTGGTGGACTACGACTTCACGGCCAAGATGGAAGAGGATCTGGACGACATCGCCGGGGGACGCGCCCAGCGGGTGCCGTACCTCAAGCGCTTTTACCTGGGCGTTGGGGGCGAGGGCATGGCCCTGCGGCCCCTGATTGACCGCCAGATGGGCGAGATCGACGCGCGCGGGATTGCCACCATCGCCGTGCCCCGGCTCGTGGACAGCGGCATCGAGGTGCGGGTGGGGCGCTACGGCCCCTACATGCAGCGCGGCGAGGACAAGGCCAACCTGCCCGAGGGGCTGGCCCCGGACGAGCTGACGCTGGAAAAAGCCGAGGAGATCATGAGCCGCCCCAGCGGAGACCGGCCCCTGGGCATCGACGAGGCCAGCGGGCATCCGGTGGTGGCCCGCGCCGGGCGCTACGGCCCCTACGTCACGCTGGGCGCGGAAAACCCGCCGATCCGCACCGCCAGCCTGTTTCCCACTGACGATCTGGACACCCTGACGCTGCCGCGCGCCCTGAAACTCCTGAGTCTGCCCCGGCTGGTCGGCACTTCTGAAGGCGAGGAGGTCTGGGCGCTGAACGGCAAGTACGGCCCGTACCTGAAGCGCGGAAGCGACAGCCGCAGCCTGACGGCGCACGAGGAACTGTTCACGGTCACGCTGCCCGAGGCCGAAGCGCTGTTCCTGCAACCGCGTTTCGCCAAGGGCCGCACCCCCACGCCGCCGCTGAGCACCTACAAGTATGAGGGCCGCGCCGACATCGTCCTGAAGTCTGGACGTTTCGGCCCCTACCTGACCGACGGCGAACGCAACGCCACCCTGCGCAAGGGGGAATCCGAGGACAACCTGACCGCCGAACGCGCCCTGGAAATCCTGGAGGAGCGCGGCAAGGAGCCGAAGGCGAAAGCCGGGAAGCCCCGGAAAGCGGCGGCCAAGACGGGGGCAGCGAAGAAGCCGGCGGCACGCAGCGCGGCTCCCAAAAAAGCCCCGGCGAAGAAGGCGGCCACCAAAGCCCCGGCGGTCAAGACCACCAAAAAGGCGCCCGCCAAGGCTCCGGCGAAGCCCACCTTCACCTGGGCGCAGCTCAAGCCGCATCTGAAGGTGCTCTCGGCGCAGGAACAGCAGCTGGTGACCGCCACCCGTGAGCAGGGCCGCAAGGTGGACGACGTGGCGCCCGAACTGGGCCTGGACGTCAAAAAAGCCAAGGGCATGGCGTTGCAGGCCAGCAAGAAGCTGAACCAGGCGGCGCGCGGAGAGTAG
- a CDS encoding alanine racemase, whose product MAYLTLNRPKLQANFDFLETLFGEHHIDWGITTKLLCGNKLFLNEVIRLGRLELLDSRISNLRAIKELSPEAQTVYIKPPASALIEDLVTWADVSFNTELETIRAISAEAVRQNKQHLIIIMIEMGDLREGVLREDIEAFYEQVFRLPNIKIIGIGTNLNCLNGVMPSEDKLIQLGLYKKIIELKNGVDIRWVSAGTTVTIPLLMAGGLPQAINHFRIGEALFFGQDLVAEGTFAGMHDDVLELHAQVIELAEKPTTPSGTLGKNPFGVTAEAENSGGTSHRAILDVGYLDISPQYLEPVDERLEVIGGSSDMLVLNVGENEAGLKVGSYVKFRLKYMGALHLMNSAYIDKFVLDESGEQLAERPEGELVGG is encoded by the coding sequence ATGGCCTACCTGACGCTGAACCGCCCCAAATTGCAGGCCAATTTCGACTTTCTGGAAACCCTGTTCGGTGAGCACCACATTGACTGGGGCATCACCACCAAGCTGCTGTGCGGCAACAAACTGTTCCTGAACGAGGTGATCCGTCTGGGCCGCTTGGAACTGCTGGACTCGCGCATCAGCAACCTGCGGGCGATCAAGGAACTGAGTCCAGAGGCGCAGACGGTCTACATCAAACCGCCCGCCTCCGCGCTGATCGAAGACCTCGTGACCTGGGCGGACGTGAGCTTCAACACCGAGCTGGAAACCATCCGCGCCATCTCCGCCGAGGCGGTGCGGCAGAACAAGCAACACCTGATCATCATCATGATCGAGATGGGCGACTTGCGCGAGGGGGTGCTGCGCGAGGACATCGAGGCGTTCTACGAGCAGGTGTTCCGGCTGCCCAACATCAAGATCATCGGCATCGGCACCAACCTGAATTGCCTGAACGGCGTGATGCCCAGCGAGGACAAGCTGATTCAATTGGGCCTGTACAAGAAGATCATCGAGCTGAAGAACGGCGTGGACATCCGCTGGGTCAGCGCGGGCACCACGGTCACGATTCCGCTGCTGATGGCGGGCGGGCTGCCGCAGGCCATCAACCACTTCCGCATCGGCGAGGCGCTGTTCTTCGGGCAGGATCTGGTGGCAGAAGGCACCTTCGCCGGCATGCACGACGACGTGCTGGAGCTGCACGCGCAGGTCATCGAGCTGGCCGAGAAGCCCACCACGCCGTCGGGCACGCTGGGCAAGAACCCCTTTGGCGTCACCGCCGAGGCCGAGAACAGCGGCGGCACCAGCCACCGCGCGATTCTGGACGTGGGCTACCTGGACATCTCGCCGCAGTACCTGGAGCCGGTGGACGAACGCCTGGAGGTGATCGGCGGCAGCAGCGACATGCTGGTGCTGAACGTGGGCGAGAACGAGGCCGGGCTGAAGGTGGGCAGTTACGTCAAGTTCCGCCTGAAGTACATGGGCGCGCTGCACCTGATGAACTCGGCGTACATCGACAAGTTCGTGCTGGACGAATCGGGCGAGCAGCTTGCCGAACGGCCCGAAGGGGAGCTGGTGGGCGGCTGA
- the murJ gene encoding murein biosynthesis integral membrane protein MurJ: MAGTLGSRLSGIVRQQIINLFGDTLTDAFNVAVKVPNLLRELLAEGALVNSFIPVYKSLDTAERKKLAQTFSGVLIAVNLLLMALGILAAPWIVGILTAADANIDRAVAVYMTQLVMPFLMLISLSAVAMGLLNADEHFRESSFAPVAFNLASIVALLLLPNTATWLAFGWLIGGVAQLVVQLPALNRFGLLPTPSLKPNPALLRVLRQMAPFTLTAGARQFLNLYVTRLLTNASQFPQGTQTGYGNAEALFTMANGLFVVSPALALFPRFSEHAAARDWAAFKALTVQGIRTTTFLAAPISALLVALSPYAVSLFNLRADYSLTRFEAGSGILTGWGLALVPWAIVTVLLRTFYARERTMEAVTVSAVGFVVEVGLYRLLVPPLGLLGFGVSTAISGILMAGALALLYRRALGFPGREITRHLARVLPLSVLAGLVAWLALRFVPFIPAPGFIVPGLIGLSVAGGAGLVAYLLGALVLRMPEMGGLLRRLRR, encoded by the coding sequence ATGGCGGGCACGCTGGGTTCGCGGCTGTCGGGCATCGTGCGCCAGCAGATTATCAACCTGTTCGGCGACACGCTGACCGACGCCTTCAACGTGGCGGTCAAGGTTCCCAACCTGCTGCGCGAGCTGCTGGCCGAGGGCGCGCTGGTCAATTCCTTTATTCCGGTCTACAAGTCGCTGGATACCGCCGAGAGAAAGAAGCTGGCCCAGACCTTCAGCGGCGTGCTGATCGCGGTCAACCTCCTGCTGATGGCGCTGGGCATCCTGGCCGCGCCGTGGATCGTCGGGATACTGACGGCAGCGGACGCCAACATCGACCGCGCCGTCGCCGTCTACATGACGCAACTGGTCATGCCCTTCCTGATGCTGATCAGCCTGTCCGCCGTGGCGATGGGCCTGCTGAACGCCGACGAGCATTTTCGCGAGAGCAGCTTCGCCCCGGTGGCCTTCAACCTCGCCAGCATCGTGGCGCTGCTGCTGCTGCCCAACACCGCCACCTGGCTGGCTTTCGGCTGGCTGATCGGCGGCGTGGCGCAGCTGGTGGTGCAGTTGCCCGCGCTGAACCGTTTCGGGCTGCTGCCCACGCCGAGTCTCAAACCCAATCCGGCGCTGCTGCGGGTGCTGCGGCAGATGGCCCCCTTTACTCTGACCGCCGGGGCGCGGCAGTTTCTGAACCTGTACGTGACGCGGCTGCTGACCAATGCCTCGCAGTTTCCGCAGGGCACGCAGACCGGCTACGGGAATGCCGAGGCGCTGTTCACGATGGCGAACGGCCTGTTCGTCGTGTCGCCTGCGCTCGCGCTGTTTCCCCGTTTTTCCGAACACGCCGCCGCGCGTGACTGGGCCGCCTTCAAGGCGCTGACCGTGCAGGGCATCCGCACCACCACCTTTCTGGCCGCCCCGATCAGCGCCCTGCTGGTGGCGCTGTCACCCTACGCGGTCAGCCTGTTCAACCTGCGGGCCGACTACTCGCTGACCCGGTTCGAGGCGGGCAGCGGCATCCTGACCGGCTGGGGGCTGGCCCTCGTGCCCTGGGCCATCGTGACGGTCTTGCTGCGAACCTTCTACGCCCGCGAACGCACCATGGAGGCCGTGACCGTCAGCGCCGTAGGCTTTGTCGTCGAGGTGGGGCTGTACCGCCTGCTGGTGCCGCCGCTGGGGCTGCTGGGCTTCGGGGTCAGCACCGCCATCAGCGGCATCCTGATGGCCGGGGCACTGGCCCTGCTGTACCGCCGCGCCCTGGGCTTTCCGGGCCGCGAGATCACCCGGCATCTGGCGCGGGTGCTGCCGCTGTCGGTGCTGGCCGGGCTGGTGGCGTGGCTGGCGCTGCGCTTTGTTCCTTTCATTCCTGCTCCCGGCTTCATCGTCCCCGGCCTGATCGGCCTGAGCGTGGCGGGGGGTGCGGGCCTGGTGGCCTACCTGCTGGGCGCGCTGGTGCTGCGGATGCCGGAGATGGGTGGGCTGTTGCGGCGGCTGCGGCGCTGA
- a CDS encoding HelD family protein, which translates to MSAPASPRPAVHDSHPDFPHETAHLKGTVDAMLRQIDFWEDRDRQMGADLETSIILADEAGEHAAMLSPHVHHPYFGSLKVRVGGREQTLYIGKHGFRDVKGPHSVVGWDSEVGSLFYSDALGWTPRRGGQGVIKRRRQLDVAAKTLHRVTDLYDDEAGGDTGGREEVLLRRLEEGSTAGMRDVVETLQPEQNTAMRYPAGTPVIIQGAAGSGKTTIGFHRLAWMTNAERGPHQARAEACMVLMPNRVLATYAARILPELGIGPVNVTTPEGWATGLLGLEKLEVTDRTLTLLLTDHDNTRRALAWRRAKLLGDARMLDVVRTHLWNRFNAALRGQSLREEVALNRREAQVFALSDADLHAILRDVFAADPLSGYRAGFRRAVEDLAISQLNVPDDEEASVLRQLSAPLTALLGRVFASTTPVTEARRLLGSPEALRSSGLLTEREIALLGTDPLSGIPTPRRAHADATELPLMLAVQAFTGGIGRLDGRTLEPFDHVVLDEAQDYSPLLYALLGRATRPGHLTALGDLNQGMHGYKGPSSWEAVQAVLPGAEVLTLGRTYRSTRQITELGARIAATYNRAAQVQGVDRDGAEVQRYVAPADAPHGELPLIAQAVKDAQAAGHVNIAIVTRRAVDADRLAESLRDFDTDAQPITTQEHRFRGGLVVLPVSLAKGLEFSAAIVSSANAQTYDESTEYERRLLYVSASRALHWLGLVSAGDLHPLVA; encoded by the coding sequence ATGTCTGCTCCTGCTTCCCCACGTCCCGCCGTCCACGACAGCCACCCCGACTTCCCACACGAGACCGCGCATCTGAAGGGCACGGTGGACGCCATGCTGCGCCAGATCGACTTCTGGGAAGACCGTGACCGCCAGATGGGCGCGGATCTGGAAACCAGCATCATCCTGGCCGACGAGGCGGGCGAACACGCCGCGATGCTCTCGCCGCACGTCCACCACCCGTACTTCGGCAGCCTGAAGGTGCGTGTCGGCGGGCGCGAGCAGACGCTGTACATCGGCAAGCACGGCTTCCGCGACGTGAAGGGGCCGCACAGCGTGGTGGGCTGGGACAGCGAGGTGGGCAGCCTGTTCTACTCCGACGCCCTGGGCTGGACGCCGCGCCGGGGCGGGCAGGGCGTGATCAAGCGGCGGCGGCAGCTGGACGTCGCGGCCAAGACCCTGCACCGCGTCACCGACCTGTACGACGACGAGGCCGGCGGCGACACCGGGGGCCGCGAGGAGGTGCTGCTGCGAAGGCTGGAGGAGGGCAGCACCGCCGGCATGCGCGACGTGGTGGAAACGCTCCAGCCCGAGCAGAACACCGCCATGCGCTACCCCGCCGGAACCCCGGTGATCATTCAGGGCGCGGCGGGTTCCGGCAAGACCACCATCGGCTTTCACCGCCTGGCGTGGATGACCAACGCCGAACGCGGGCCGCATCAGGCGCGGGCCGAGGCGTGCATGGTGCTGATGCCCAACCGCGTCCTCGCCACCTACGCCGCCCGCATCCTGCCGGAACTGGGCATCGGGCCGGTCAACGTGACCACGCCCGAGGGCTGGGCCACCGGACTGCTGGGCCTGGAAAAGCTGGAGGTCACCGACCGCACCCTGACCCTGCTGCTGACCGATCACGACAACACCCGCCGCGCGCTGGCGTGGCGACGCGCCAAGCTGCTGGGCGACGCCCGCATGCTGGACGTGGTGCGAACCCATCTGTGGAATCGCTTTAACGCCGCCCTGCGTGGGCAATCATTGCGGGAAGAGGTGGCCCTGAACCGCCGCGAGGCGCAGGTGTTCGCCCTGAGCGACGCCGACTTGCACGCCATCCTGCGCGACGTATTTGCCGCCGATCCCCTGAGCGGCTACCGCGCGGGCTTCCGCCGGGCCGTGGAAGACCTCGCCATCTCGCAGCTGAACGTCCCCGACGATGAGGAGGCCAGCGTGCTGCGCCAGCTTTCCGCGCCGCTGACCGCGCTGCTGGGCCGCGTCTTCGCCAGCACCACCCCCGTCACCGAGGCCCGCCGCCTGCTGGGCAGCCCCGAAGCCCTCCGCTCAAGTGGCCTGCTGACCGAACGCGAGATTGCCCTGCTGGGCACCGATCCCCTGAGCGGCATTCCCACCCCGCGCCGTGCCCACGCCGACGCCACCGAACTGCCCCTCATGCTGGCGGTGCAGGCGTTTACCGGGGGCATCGGACGGCTGGACGGGCGCACCCTCGAACCGTTTGACCACGTGGTGCTGGACGAGGCGCAGGACTACTCGCCGCTGCTGTACGCGCTGCTGGGCCGCGCCACCCGTCCCGGCCACCTGACCGCGCTGGGTGATCTGAACCAGGGCATGCACGGCTACAAGGGGCCAAGCAGCTGGGAGGCGGTGCAGGCCGTGCTGCCCGGCGCGGAGGTGCTGACACTGGGGCGCACCTACCGCAGCACCCGCCAGATCACCGAACTGGGCGCCCGGATTGCCGCCACCTACAACCGCGCCGCCCAGGTGCAGGGGGTAGACCGTGATGGGGCCGAGGTGCAGCGCTACGTGGCCCCCGCCGATGCCCCGCACGGCGAACTCCCGCTGATCGCCCAGGCCGTCAAGGACGCGCAGGCCGCCGGGCATGTCAATATCGCCATCGTGACCCGCCGCGCCGTGGACGCCGACCGGCTGGCCGAATCTCTGCGCGACTTCGACACTGACGCCCAGCCCATCACCACGCAGGAACACCGTTTCCGGGGCGGGCTGGTGGTGCTGCCGGTCAGCCTCGCCAAGGGGCTGGAGTTCAGCGCCGCCATCGTGAGCAGCGCCAACGCCCAGACCTACGACGAGAGCACCGAGTACGAGCGCCGCCTGCTGTACGTCAGTGCCAGCCGCGCCCTGCACTGGCTGGGGCTGGTCAGCGCGGGCGACTTGCACCCGCTGGTGGCGTAA